One Perognathus longimembris pacificus isolate PPM17 chromosome 13, ASM2315922v1, whole genome shotgun sequence genomic window, AGCCTGTCTTTGTGTAAGGGccagggtgaggaggagggaaattTCCTGGGGGCAGAGAGTATGTGTGACATGAGCAGTAGTCCACTGTGGTGAGCTAAGATTTATGATTGTCTCCATAGAGGCAGGAAGTTACTTTTAAGAGCCAGTTGTTGCCTTGTATGGGTAGAGCTGGCCAGAGGGGGACATTATCGTTAGGGAAGCTGCTTTGGAGGTTGCAGCTGCCTGTTCCAAATGGCCCGGTGTCTGCTATTTTAAGGAAAAGGCCATGCTTTATTACAACAAGGCTGGAGAGTATGTTTCACCTGAGATGGAGATCAGGCTAACATGAGTAAAATCTCAGGACTGTTTAAACTGGCCAGTGTGAGGCAGGCATAGTTGTCATGTGCTAACTTGATGTTCATACAAATTATTAATATACTTCTGGAACCAGAAAGAGATATTGTATAATACTAGCATAACTCTATAAGTATAGGGAATGAGTCTTAATGGAATTAAAATGACAACAAGAGTTCATAAGTGGAGGTGTCTGCACAGGCCAACTTCAGCCGAGGGGAGATCTCACAGAGCAGGTGTCTGATTTCCAAGGACATGCAGAAAGGAAAATGCATGGTATAAATGGTATGTTCTAGAGCAGTTGGAAGTGCCAGGATCCAAGATGTGGTCACCATGAACCAGCAGATCTTTGGTCTCATGAAGATCATGTACTGGCGAAGATGGCAAATGGCCACATACCTGTTATCGGCCATAAAGGTTAGAAGCAGGTCTTCTCCTCCACCAAGTGTCAGTTCCAGGAATATCTGAAGGGCACAGCCAAGTGAGTTGGAGTTATCCCCAAGTAGAAAATCTATGATGGCCCTGAGCATGACAACTGTTGTgaaaagaaagtcaatgagagagAGCTGCCTAAGCAGGAGGCACATTGGCACGTGGAGCCTCACATCCATTGTGATGAGCAGAAGCAAAAGCCCATTGCTGGTCAGGGCCACCATGTACAGGATTGTGATTGTGGTCCAGAGCAGTTCAGGAAACCTGCTGTCATTCAGAATACCGTCCAAAATAAAGCTGCTTCCCAGTGTGGTGGACCAGAGCTCCATTCTTTGTGAGTActtaattacttaaaaatagaaaGCTTTTAGTGGAAGCCTTTCTAAGGGAGTTTAGTTCATTGGTAGATGGTCACAGAACACTTGGCATTGCCAAGAGGAATCCAAGAATCCTCAGAAATATAATTTACTTCTCTTCTCTgtatttctccctctcctttctgaatttctgagcatttttgagttattttaatCTGTCAGCTCCGTGGGTAATACACCTGGTAAGAATTAGTAAGCATTAATGATTTCCTTTATATAAATCATCCAGgtgtataaaaaagaaaatatcatggagaaaaagctgaaatgtaggtgtgttttttttttcttaaaatctatTTGGTATTACAAGtcatttttcaagttttcatgaattttaaaaagaatgatatttatAAATTGAAGGATTCCTCTCATATCCAAGGTGAGTACTTGTACAAAGTGGCTAGAATgtacaagggagggagggagctatgaAGCCTGAGAAACTGGACAAGAAGTCAATTCCTGGTCCTGTTCCCAACACTCTTGATATCTAGATGCTATGAAGAAATAGAGATGGAATCCTTACCTCCAAAGAGAATAGTCATAACAATCCAGGCCACACTCGATGTCCTGGGATTCATTTGGTTCATGAAGAGGTTCAGGGGGCTGAGGAAAGAGGAGGTGCTTCTTCTGAGAGGGTGTTGGGATGTTAATGTGCATTGTAATCCCTAGGATCCCAGGTCAAAGGCTGACCACCATGGCCAGTCCTCTAACAAAAGGGATGGATGCTAACAAGCACCTGAAAATCCAAGCAGAATGCTGGGAATCCTGGAGGTGAGTCTTCAGGATCCAATCTCTTTGTGAGAAAATCATTCACAATAATGCATTGTTTCTGGATGAGTCTTGGTCAGTGCACTCAGACTTCCACCTACTTTCCCAGTTGGAGTCCATGGCAAGAGATGAGCCAGGTAAGGActtggggaaagaagaaagggcagAGTGGCTCAAAGGAGACCCACCATTGCATATCTGTACTGTCCCTAGGGCAGCAGGAGCCAGGGCTTGTCCTCATAAACACATGGTAGACAGGAATTGGAGGtgggggctcaagtggtggagctctagacGAGCAAAAATCCAATTCAGAATgggaggactgagttcaagcaaaaagaaagggggaggggagggaaggagggagaaatatagatagatagatagatagatagatagatagatagatagatagatatgaaggATGAGACGTGATGAATATTGGGTGTGGATGTATTTAATCTAGTCTAACTAgtttatattatatgtgtgtaggAACATACTATTATATAAGTATATGATCTGAAGTATCTGTTAAGATAAATTAAATGTTCTttttagaaatgaataaaatcacaTGGCTAGTTATAAGCAAAACTTAATGTGGAATCCTCTACCAATGAGATAATTTCTACTCACATCTAGATTAATGTCCTTCCACTTTTACTGCAGACAGACATTTTGGGGGAATGGTAAATTCTTGTAGAACAAGTGTCTGTCACCTGTTGGTATATCAAAGAATAAGTCTATATCACTGTGTGTCTACATATTTGCCATTCCATCCCTCACGTTGGAAAAATCACTTTGACCTATTAAGTCACAGAGATTAATGCCTTATTGGTTTGAATGTCAGGAGTTGGGGACAAAAGTCAGCAAAGTATGACACTGAGGTGAGATCATCACTCTGCTTTTGTAATTAAAGTGTTATTGAGAcagttgtttctttatttttctttattgttctaACTACCGAGTTGATCTGTTTAATATTTGGCATTAACAGAGCATGTTTGCTGAtctctctctgtatctatctatctatctatctatctatctatctatctatctatctatctatctatctatctatctgagcaAGTAGTGTTTCCATCAGTTAGAGAAATGTTCTTCTTAGACATAATGTTAAGagaaaattttattgtatttgttttcaaTCTAAGAAAGATAGAGTTGAGATGATTTTTAATACACTTCATCTATGTTAAAACTTATCCTATTGCCCAAATAAgcattacaatatttttatttgttaggaATCATGTGGTATTTGTTTTAAACAGAAATTCTGATATTGACTTCTACATCTCATACTATATTGAGAAATATTATCTTCAGTTTGTACCTCAGAAACCATTACAGTCTAGTTATGAAAGTTATGTTGTATATTTTGAAATTCAAACATGCCACAGAGGATACATCATCTCCCATAATTTACTCACTTTTATCTCATTACTATTTCTCAGGCTTTTCCATAATTTTTCTCcctatttttcaaattttcttgtGGGCTTCATTCTTTAGTATTGAATTAAAggtatttaaaacatatttattatctttaagtagttttacttaGGAGTTGCCATCcatcaaagcagttcatgaatacaatgcatcttgatcaatattaactctttcattattctcccaatATCCATCCTAACTCCTCCTTTCCctcaattttgtaggatatgcattgaattttaaagtattttgaatCTAGATACATCATCATACATTTTAACATTCTACCTCACTATTTTACTACCTCTACAGATACTCGTAGAACTAAAACTATTTTTTGTTGAGGAATGTGTCTCAGTGTTAGAGCACCTAACAAGCATATACAAgctctgggtttgtttgtttgaactGAAAATACTTTCTTAGATGTGACAGTTTTGGTTTCAAAGTTGTCAAATTTagaaatgaagtccaagttaGAAATAGACAACCATTAACATTATGCAACATCTGTATGTTTTATGTCTGTATCTACATATTCTATGTCATTTGCTAAATGTCTTTGGTAAATGTCTAAACATAATTAGCAGAAGTATAATACAGATAGAGAAGATAAGAGGGAAAACAGATAGACGATTGATAGATAGATCACTACTTGGGTCAAAATAAAAAAcgttaacaaatatttatgaactTGAAGATGACCATGGAATGGAGTATATATAATGGTTATTATTAAAGATGTTAATAATTAGTAAAATTATTGCTACTATCCTGACTTGTTGCTTGCCAGACatattttttccagtctttacatcTCTGTTGAAATGGCACCAtattatagatgaagaaatgggAGCAGAAACAGGTCATTTTATGCTAGTTCAATCATCCATGAAGTGGTGCTGGCCCTATGCACAGCTAAGCAGTCTCACTTCTGAGTTTTACTATAAGTTTAAGGTAGCATTCCTTATCTCTGAACTTGACTTATCCTTACTAATTCACTTCACATCAcaaatctctttctcttcttatccCCTCCATCCTTTAAGTTCATTGGAACGACTTCTGTAAAAATCACTTGAATGCAAATCTGTATCTCAGGCTATGAGGAACTTAACACATAACAACCTTCCACACCAGCAAAGATTGTGGCAGTGCCTCTGATAAGTCTTATACTAATAGATTAATGTTTGTAAGAGCTGGAAggtaaaaatatttccaaaggaCTTAAATATCTACTATGCATTTGAAAGAGCTTTAAAGTTATAATCATACCTATCGAGATAATTACTTTATTCTCAAATGTAATCTTCCAATATGAATTTTGCTGAAAATTCCTGTGAGCAAGTGTCAGATAAGATTATTGTAACTTTCCAATGTGGTTCTAACGGCATATTATTGACACTCTTGGGAGAggaaatatatatgcattttatatagacacacacattcTTGCTGTGGCACTGTCTTCAATGTTTTAGGTATAACAGTTACTTtattcttcttaaaaataatgtaagaaatCCATTATTTCACTCTTACAGTACCTTGCTGTAAAGAAACTAAATTACATGACCAAGATCTCACAGAAATTCTTACTACAGAGATTGTAGCTTTAGTGTTAATCATGTAAAGGTCAGTGATAATATCTTAGTTTTATGTTGATACTCTACTGAAGGATGAGAATGAGAAGGATCACAATTTTGATagaaagataaaatacaaatCATATGATGCATATAAATTCTCAACAGTCCAAAGGAAAAGCATGGGAAACATAAAGCGGTCAAGTTTTAGACATCTCTATCCTCTCAACTTTCTTGTATTCCTATTATCTGCCTCGAAGAAAAAGAGCTGTTCAGAGGAATTCCACCACTGGAATTCTCCCTGAGTATACAATCCTTTAGTCTGTATTTGCACACATAACCCTAAACATGTTTTgatatatgtttattatttagACCTAACTTCCATACACGAAATATGCACCAACCAGAAGGAATCCaagcagagagaaataaaattcttGTATAGGAAATATTCAAATTTTCATGTTTAGTTTTAATAGTGAAAATATTGAAGGTTCTTGTTTTATTTAGGATAATGTAGACactataacttctttttttaaaatataatgagcTTCTTTTGTGGTCAGATAATAGTGCTATTTTTTCAAGTCCTTAAGCACATCGTGCTTTGTGATTTGCATCCATGTATTCGGGATTTCACCTTTGCCTTGAAATTTATTCTTGTACTTTTCTTCTAGCTTTGATCTAAAGTGTGATACAAACCATTTCCAATATGGTTGTATGGGTGAATCTGGGGTGATGCTCCAGATGGCAAAATTTCCTCCTGCCTGTCGATAGTTCTTATACGGGAATTTCTGGCCATCAACCCAAATTAGATAATGATTACTGGCTACTGAAGTAGAACAGGAATCTATAATAAAGTTGCCTGTTTTATTCCAATTGATTCCACTGACAGCCTGAGGACGGTGGAAGGGAGTACTGTGGTCACCGTCATGATTAGGAATTGTGTTTGTACAAATTGCTTTACATATGGGACATTGTTTCCAGCAGCCACAGAGATGTTTAGAGAGGATTTTCTCAATTTCAGGAACCATCTCATCTATGGGGAGACTGGAAAatttcttttctacttccttCATTGTGGAATCCAAATGTGCACTCATGGCTTCTTTGAGAAACTCAATATCTTTTATCTCCTGGTGTTCAATATTTACCAAATCCCTTCGTGGGAAGATCAAGTTGCTCCCCAAGTGATCACAGAACAAATCCAACCACTCAGATGCAGTGCTGCCTTTATCTTTAGCTACTGTTGTGGAGTCAAGAATGGCAGAGAGGATGGAAACCTTCATGTCACCTAAACTTAattgaaaaaatgtttttatttttgcaactCCTTCATTTAAACAGTATTGTTttacatgatttccaatgtagGTGCTAAAAAACGATTTTGGATCATGAATATATTGCCAATACTTATCAAAGTTTTCTTCTTCTGCCAGAGAGATGAGAATGTGCTTCTCCAGGTTTGCCCTGTTTCCACTCAATGCAGGGCAGGTAGATCGCAGGTACTCAGCTATTTTGTGGTGTATTTCCCCCCATATGATGTTGGATATAGTAGGAGTGAGCTTCTGCCACAGAAAATCAACAAATGTTGTGATAGAGGTGGCTTCTTGGCAGGAGATGTCAAAACTCAGGAAgaattcatctttctttcttaccAGGTACTTCATGAGAATATTTGCTGCCTTGATTGCCCTGTGCATTTCCTTAAAAATCTCTGCTGCTCTATGGAATAAATACAAAGATAAGAAACTGGTAAGCTCATTTGGAACTGCATATGTTTTCACGTCCTCTTCTGTTAGTCTCGGGATTTCATGGAAGTCATTGCGATTGTAATCACGCATTAGCCTCTCAACATTATTAACGGTTTTCTGAGATCTTGAAATAATATTAGAAGTCACATGAATGGATTCTATATCACAAGCCTCTGACCTCTCATACATGACCTTTCTTTGAGCTCTGTCCACTATTTCCATGGGGTCATAGTTGACACCCACGTCCAGGAGGCATTTTAGAATTACATTTGTGGCTTTCATGAATTGAAAGCGTTGGGAGATGCTCACACTCTCTGGTTCTGCCTCTGCCTGGTAGATCCACTGAATGATGGAATGAGTGTGAGGAAAGTTTATTTTGTAGATGTGAGGATCCAGAAGACTCTGGAACTGAGATTTAATAAATTTAGTATTATATGTGGGTGACTTTTTGCAAAAGTCGAATGTATTTACCAGAAAATTCTGCAAATCTGGGTCAGTGAGGCATAACTTAATCCAAGTATCATATCCTTTCATTTTATGACTCAACATTTGCATGAAATCCATCAGTTGTTTAAGCTGTTTCTCAGGATCAGATACCTCCCAGGATTTCACCTCCTCTAGGAATTCCCTGACTTCCTTTCCAGCACTCAGTATTTCCTCTCCACCCTGGATTTGGGCAGCGAGGCCAGTCAGAGCTATGTAACTGTCTTTCAAGCAGGAAGCCAATTGAAGAGGATCCTTAAAATCACTTGTGTGGTTGGAGAGGATGATGTCCCAAATTGGCACCAACTGAAGCCCTCGGTTAATGACATGCCAGGTCTGGTTGCTGGCAACAAGGCCAGCTTTCCACTGCTGAAGTCCATCTGCTTCTGCTGGGCCCCCACTCTGGGACACTGATAACTGGACTGTGGTTTGGAGGTTTTGCAGACTTTCCCTGTGAGTCTTAGCGTTTGTCTGTGACCGTGATCTCTCTATTCCTCCAGCAATGTCCACTGCAAAGCCATTATAGCTGCCCCTTATGTAAGCATCCAGGGCCACTACTGCCTGGGTCTTCACCTCATTCAGCTGGTGACTCTGGAAACCCTCCACAGTGGCCTTCCACCAGTAGATTCCTCCCAGGTGCAGGGGGCCTTGGTTAGCATGGGAGCCAAATCTGAGGAAGAAGGTTTCAGTTCTCTGCCTCAGTAATGGCAGTCTGTCTGAATCTGAAGTCTCATTCAGGAGTTTTTCAATGGTTTTCAGTTCCTGGAAAGCAGCTTTGGAGAGCTGGAGTTGATCCATTGGAAAGTGGAAGGAAGCCAAGGGAATGTAGCTTAACTTCACTGAGCAGAAATAAGTTCTCTTAGACCATGACTGTTGCGTGTCCTTGGATTCTGAATGTCTACTTTTATCCATATCAGCTTCTAAACGAAATCCCCAACCTTCACCTATGCCTGAGGCAGCTACACTGAAACCCAAGGTCTCTACAACCCTGGTGAATATGGATTCTGTTTGAGAAGATGTAAATTCTCTAGATTCCATCTGTGTGCCTTGTTCTGGGCCATGAAGAATGAATTCCTCAGGGACACTGAGTAGTTCTTCTCTCTTCTGCAGTAGGTCTGTCTGGTGACTGGTTTTGTATATTCCCTGCAGGGCCAGCCCTCCAGATGCCCTCCTTACCAGATCTCTGTCTGGGAGATTTTGCCTGTGGGACAGTGTCTGCGTGGTGAGATTGAGTTGTTTTTGTATGCTTTCCATAACCTGGCTTAGTGGCTGTTCAGTCGGTGGCCTGTACTCTTCAGGGATCTCCATTTCTTTCCTgagttctgtttcttttctcctcATTGACTCTTCTTGTCTTTGTTTATGTGCTCGCTGTGAATCCTTCAGCTCCTGCATTGCCTGCATCTGCCTTTTCTTTATCATCTGCACTCGTGAATTTTCCAAGCCTGATGTACTGTTTGATCGTGCCCAGTCAATCACCTTCTCCAGGGCACTTTTCTCCCATGGATGCTGCACCTGCAATTTCAGCTTCTGGAGTTCCTTTCTGTCTATGTGTTGTAAGGCCTGGGCATGGGTCACACCGAGGTGTTCCCGGAGCTTCGGCAACCAGTATTCAACAGACAATCCTTCTTTTGTCAGCATCTCTTGGAGGTCTGGACCCCTTTTTTCTTTGAGCAGAGAGTCATCTGCCTTGGGGTCTTTTGTGGCCATAGCTGTGTGAAAAACAGACACATTCAGTTATTCTGATTGTGTGCTGACCTTTATAGTGTCTCAACATAGTCAAATATATGAAGTTGCAATTTATACCAGTCTTTGTAACCTATAGTCTCCATTAATTTTtccaatgtactttttttttttttttggccagtcctgggccttggactcagggcctgagcactgtccctggattcttccggctcaaggctagcactctgccacttgagccacagcgccgcttctggccgttttctgtatatgtggtgctggggaatcgaacctagggcctcgtgtatccgaggcaggcactcttgccactaggctatatccccagcccctccaatgtACTTTTTGGGGTGTTGTTCAAAACTCTTCCAATGTGGATTAGACCCCATCTTCTACTTGCCGAACTGGCTATTTTCTAAAGTAGACATTGTCAGTTGCAGCATAACATCTCGAGTTTGGCACTTGTAATTCATTTTATGGTTCCCACAGTTTCATATTGGAGTGCATGAAAATCATTAAGCTTAAggatagctttattttttttaaatttttattataaaactgatgtacagagaggttacagtttcatacgttaggcattggatacatttcttgtactgtttgttaccttgtccctcatacccccctcccccctcccgctttccCCCCCTgacgtgttcagttcacttacaccaaacagttttgcaagtattgcttttgttgttgtttctcttattttaccctttgtctctcaattttggtattccctttgaatttcctaattctaataccagtacacactgtttcccatacactcagataagattacagagatagtgtagatacgatcacaagaaggtgatacatgaacatcatcaatagtagaaattacagatacacatgggatgttgaaagtagttacaactctgatataacaatcatttccataacatggagttcatttcacttagcatcatcttatgtgatcataagggtatagctattgggttcttgtgatcctctgctgtgacttgcctaaacctgtgctaattattcccaataagggagaccatagagtttaaggatagttttaaaatatgcatGTTTGACAACTTTCTGTGCAATTTCAAAAGCAAGTTGTTTCAATATGTTTCCTCAGCTAATATTAagcttacatttctttctttctctgtttttattttttgtccattcTGCATCTTGGGCCCTGGCACTTCCCATGATCTTTGTTTCCTtaaggcaagcatgctaccatttAGTCCCAGGGccacatttggccttttctgtttatgtgttactgaggaaccaaacccagggcgtcatgtatttAAGCTTagatttctgttttctcattCATATCTTTGTTCTTTATCTTAAGTCATTtactaattttctattttttctgtcCATCTATCATTTTAAACACACCTCTTCCCAGGCTTAGGCTTGGCACTTGTTACTCTTCAAGAAGCCCATTGTTCTGGAAGAGTTGCACATGGAC contains:
- the LOC125362406 gene encoding olfactory receptor 2AG2-like, coding for MELWSTTLGSSFILDGILNDSRFPELLWTTITILYMVALTSNGLLLLLITMDVRLHVPMCLLLRQLSLIDFLFTTVVMLRAIIDFLLGDNSNSLGCALQIFLELTLGGGEDLLLTFMADNRYVAICHLRQYMIFMRPKICWFMVTTSWILALPTALEHTIYTMHFPFCMSLEIRHLLCEISPRLKLACADTSTYELLLSF